Genomic segment of Nothobranchius furzeri strain GRZ-AD chromosome 12, NfurGRZ-RIMD1, whole genome shotgun sequence:
CCCTCTCGGCCCTCCAGGCAacccctactaatgttgcagtttttaaaattgatacgtgggtggagtaagactgaggggGACATTACCACCTCTTTAAGGTGCATTTCCACCACCTACTGTGTAGGAGTGTGAGATTTTCTCAGTGTCATAATCTGTAAAGTTCAGCATCAGCTTGGCTGTAAAGAAGACATATTATGCTAAACTcacattttgcatccttttgtgctgtcatgtgggtctctactgcctctataaacaccccAAACATGGAAAAATCCAtccatttgttttctgtcagGGTTTGGTTGTAGGAATtttgtgcctaaaacaagttgtttaaaaaaagtccccgattgtgatgtcacaaacaggagctcatgggtccccggatcaTAGAAAAAGTGAACAGGGCTATAAAGGCTATTTTCTAACCTGCTCTGCATTATGCCCTGAATCACATACATGTACTTGAATTTAGATGAAAAGTAATTGTGTGAGTTTTAGCTATGTCTGTCATGTACTTTAAGTTTTATTCGCTTGTAAAAATTCTTTATTAAAAAGGACTACAACTCAGACGTTACATGTCTGACGTCATTGCAGATTGTCTTCTCTACCACATGGTCAGATGTGGTTTTCTCTGTTTAATTCTCCTCATTTTGTCCTGGAAGAAAGATTCAAAGCTCGCTAAACTAATCTTCTCTtctcgtgtctggttcgatgacatcagtgTGGTGAGACGAACATTTGTAGTTCTCTACGTTTTTTtcccacaaaacctaaaataactaggTAGGGCTTATAGAGAGCGATGTTTACTAAAGTTAATTGCTCTCCCTGCTGCTGTTCACCAATGTCAACAAGTTGGTGAATTTGCCAGAATTCACTtccgctggatttataacattatgtgaTAAACAGCGTATCACTTTATACTGGAgctaatttaaaaacaaacaaacaaacaagcaaaagtcCAGATCCCTACCCGTTTTTGTTGTTGGCGGGTTCAGATGCTACTCTCACACCAGGTTGGGACAAGGTATCTCATAACGGCGACGCTCATCATACCAAATAAAAAACGTAATTTTCACACACATAGTCATACATTGGAACAATATAATTATAATAACTAATAATAAATATAACTCagtataatataataaataaatatcacTACAGTGGATGGTAACACAAGTCCTCCATGGTGAAATATAGGATCGTCAATGCTAAGTAAGTAATATGAACGCATCATATTTATCACATCAGGTCCATCACAGTCAGTCTTCTTTCTCATGAAATATATGAACGTTAATGTTACCTAGTAAAACGTGTTTGCTGCAAATCCGATTATACTTTTAGGAGCGCTAGTTCGTTTGATCGATCGCTGCAGAGTTCCTCCTGATGTCTGTTTCCTAGGACTTGCAGTCTTAGTTGTTGTGTAACTGTGCACCTGCAGGCCAGTTATGATGCATCCATATGATGTCATATTTGTCCAGTTTGACccatgtgtttttttaatttgggACATTGAGTCTGGTAAGTGTAGAGACGGTTCGTAAATCCTTCTGTCCTTCCTTTCAGGTCTGTCATGTCCTGGGCGCTGTGGCCAAGGACAGCACTGCTTGGCAGCTGCGAGCACAGAGACTAATTGGGTCAAGAGCTCGATTTCCGGTAGGGCCCAGGGAGGACTTTGACTGGCCTACTGCTTGCCTAGAGATGGAGCAGCTGATACGCTGCTGGACTGAAGAACATGAAGCCAAGCAGAGCCGAGAAGATGAGGAACACAGGAATCTGGAACAGGGTAGGGGGGCAAATGTGGGAGGACAGGAAGATGCTGCAGAGGAAGTAGGAGTGGGTGCGGTGGCACAGGGAGTAGCTTATGGTGCTAATGTAGTAGTGGAATTTGTAATGAAGGATGAAGAAATGCAACCAGTCCTAGATGACCAGATGGCAAGGCTGAGAATAGAGTTAGAGGACCGGCTGAAGGATGGGGCTTTAATAGAAGATGGACGGGTGGCGGTGAATGCTGATGTGGGACAAGAGGCAGCTCTCCATGGCCACAATGTCTTCATGAACCAGGAAAATGGAGAACAGGCAGAAGGAATGGAACACCAAGCATCCACACATCCGAGTGCACCTCCAGCAGTGGAGTGCATCACCCTGCCTTCAAGCCACATTGCCCTGGTCAACTCAGTCCTCCTGCTGGGTGGGGAGGGGGCCATCTGTGCCACAGCCTCCAGGGACTGGAATGTGAAACTATGGGATCTGCAGGCAGGCACCAATGGGACGCTGCTGGACACACTGGTAAAGCGGGGGGAATTCAGCACCCACCGGGGCTGGGTGTGGTGTCTGGCATCTGAGGGGGCCCTGCTGGCCTCGGGGGGCTTTGATAGCACAGTGAGGCTCTGGGACCTTCAGGCTGGAGGTGCAGACAGGGGTCTGATCCAGACCGGAGCTGCCGTCCTCTGCTTGTCCTGTCAGACAGACGTGCTGCTGGCTGGTACTTTTGACAAGATGATCCGCATGTATGACACCAGAGGTGAGGCTGTTTTAATGAACCACCTCCTTAAAATGTAGCTTCTACAGAGGCCAGCAAATTAGGAGACTttttatgaatgaatgaaagagtcTTGTTCTGAGGTTCCTTTATAAAGGTCACATGACCTTCCACGCCAAGTTTGTGACCTATAAAGAAAAAGCACATAAAAATGTGTGCAACCTTAAAGGGCGAGTCACCTGATAAACTATAAATGAtaactaatcatgctgtagacacgtgtagtcaacagtttggcactttagtgcgtcttggttcaaatttaaatattttgcctaataataataataaagataatAATAGTAAATAATAAAAGTTATATCTGTAATTAAAATATATTGTTTTTATTACATTCATATTaccataatttccggactatagagcgcacctcaatataagccgcaccaacaaaaaaaaaaggttttctacacatacatgccgcactcgaatacaagccgcggcgcagcagccacatgcgggTCTCCGGCGCacggcgcatgtatggccataatataagataattagacagaaagacgctacacggaggttttttgttgttgttttaattcaacaaaaagaATTTTAAACACGAGTgagcgtgcctgcaagtttagaaaagaaaacagcactgatagcattcatatttctggatggttataaaataaaaacagaactgacacgttattaccggtaatttgcatgtttagaagaaaagagcaGTGCTGACacggcattaataagccctggatgattagaaaataaaaactgcacacaaaacatgcctggttagtaaataaaactcaCTTGcccaccagaaaaagtcatttgctctcatcttcctcttgcgcactaaagccattaaagtcctcttcttcagtgtcggagttgaacagcctcagaagagcttcgtcacataccttttctgtggcgatgtcagcgtCGCTGTCCATGtttctgtcatcatccccgggtgaagctggcctgaatgagttcttcccgctgccgtctccagcaccgaaccatggattcattcatgccaagcttacgtgctgcagcactgtttccctcctttactgccagatcgatggccttcacctTAAatacggcatcatatgaactcatatgtgtagttaccatgatgagggggtatggaattgaaacaaattcttcgtcgtgccagctgcttgcatgtgctaaattaaaatgagcacttccttcgatttccacttttgacttccacctgtttcactttctgctaaagcgccccctggcaggtgaaggaaaatcttcagtaaagccgcacctcattataagccgcgtggttcaaagcgtgggaaaaaagtagcggcttatagtccggaaaatacggtacttactGGCGCATTAATCATGTGACCTAAAACATCTATGATCTGTGAATCAATTAAAACCCTGCACCGTAGTGAACCGAGGATGCCATGCAGTCATTGGGGTTTACATAAATCGGCTCGTTCCTGCGGTAATTAGTCATATTAGCTGATATTTGTTTTATATAATCAATATTTCCTGCTTAAAGTCCTTTTAGGttgatttaaatgttttcattaattgtTGTCATTAGATCCCTGAGCACAATGCAGCTGGTTCGGATGGTGCACCAATAATCTTTCCATCCATCTGtgcattttcattcattcattcattcatttctttatttatgtatttatttatttatgtatttatgtatttatttatgtatgtatgtatgtgtgtatgtgtgtatgtgtgtgtgtgtgtttgtgtgtttgtgtgtgtgtgtgtgtgtgtgtgtgtgtatgtacgtatgtacgtatgtacatatgtatgtatgtacatacatATCTTCTGTGATCATTCTGTGGCTCAGCAGCCCACCGCTGCAAACACACGATTTCCATCTTGGTTGCCATGGTTACCTGTGCATGCCACCTATCACAGGGCCCGTTTATATGCAGAATATTCTTATTGTAGTTTGCATTGTCCatctatggcagaaagtgggtgaTCCACAAACGCCTGAGCGTGTTTCTAGGTCTGGTGCGATTTATAAAGCAGAAACTGAAAAAGCAGCGTGGTATAGGTCAGGAAATGAGTTTGCATAAGCAGtttgtttttgctgagcttaaataGGGTTTTATTAAGGAGTCTAAGCAACGTTTTATAAATGCAGCCTCTGGTCTGAAGTTCAAAGAATGCATTAGAAAGTCTGGTTCCTTGGAAGTTGAATATAAAACGGTAAAGCTCAAAATGTTTAAGTATAAGTTGTTGAAGCTAATGAGCTTTGTGTCTTTCTAGCTGCTGAACCATTGGTTAGAAGCCTTAATTGCCATGTCAGCGCCGTGATGTGCCTCACTGCAGATGACAAATACATCATCTCTGGGAGCAAAGACCGCACTGTGGCTGTCTACGACCGCAGGGCGGGCAAATACCTGCAGAAAATTCATGTAGATTCAaacttctacacacacacacacacacacacacacacacacacacacacacacacacacacacacacacacacacacacacacacacacacaccttgttgcTTGTAAAGATCGTTTTCATCTCACAGCCCTGCTCTTTGTCTGCAGCTGAACTCGTACCTGCTGTCCATGAGCCACAGCGGTAATGAAGTCTGGATGGGAGACGGCCGAGGCATGTTACAGTGCTTCTCCATGCAGGCGGGGACATTAAAACACCTGTTCCAGTTTGATGTGGGACACACCGCTGTGGTCACGGGCGTCCACAGTTCTCAGGGAAGCCTCTACACCTGCTCCACGGATCGGACCGTCAAGGTAGATTGATCAGGATGTTTTAGTTTAAGCTAATTCTGCTCTTGAGCCATCTGGACTCGCAACTTCCTGTCTGTATACCAGGTTCACCTTCCTTCTGCACCTCCGAGGACTTTATGTACTCTGCATCATCAAAATAGCATCCACGGGGTCGGTGGCTTTTTTGAATGATGCTAATATAAAATGACTATATTTTTGGTCAGGAAAGGATCTCGTCCTCCTCTCATGctgtttttctctctccttcAGTTGAGCGCAAAGGCTGGAGTCCTGGCTGTGGCCTCTGGTGGAGTTGGTGTGGACATCTATCGACCCAGACAATGAAAACTGAAGAGCTGCAGGAATTTCTCAGCAGCGTTCTGACTCGAGCACAGAAATGTGGATCAAAAAAGATCATTCTGACTTCAGATCCAGCCGTGGTGTTTTACAGGCTGGTTTCCTCTAGTAATATCTGATAATCGTctaaaaaaacaaatgttaacAAGATGTATGTCACCCACAGATGTTCCACTAAGTCCCAGTCTCATTGTTTTCATTCCTTTTAAATGTACATATAAAGATGTTTATTTCTCTTGTGTTTCTACAGATTTTTCATGACTGATGTGATTTTAAGTTTTTTAGTGCAGATAAATGTTTTCTGGTGTTTCTGAAACAGTTCAAACTTTGTGTTTAATGCGCGTCAGACAGCATTAAAGTCAGACTTTAAGGTGTTTATAGATTTTATGAATTGTATTTCATTACAGAACACTTACAGGAAATGTTTTCTGCAGCACAATCATTACACCATTAAAAACATCCAGTGTGTGAGTTCTCGTTTTCTAGAGGAGCTGTGATGGTTAACCTCACAGATGCAGCTTTAACTCAACTTGTGATGTCAGAGCAGCACACATGTCTTCTTGTCTTTGAATGGGTTGGATGATGAAGAGATGCCGGTGATCAGAGGGTCGCTGCGTCTGTGCCCCTGACAGTACCGCACTAAATCTGCTGCTGTCAGGGAGATCTGCTCACATAAAGGGCAGGATCAGGCCTAtaatatctattttcacaagtaaATAACATTTCTACATACCTTGAACCTCTCCATGCATGCTTCAATCTGAAGTTGATCCACCAGTTTCTGCGCCTGtaggatgctgctgctgctgcacattTTCCCTGACATGGCCTTTAACATGAAAACAGAACTAATAGATTTATGGACCAATAAGCAAAGAAGTGCACCTGGAATGGAACCAGAGCAGCGTTTTACCTGATCCAAAGCTCCAGGTTGAGAGGGAGTGTGCTCAGAAAGGCTCCTGGCTTCACATTTTGACCCACGTCACCTTTTTATTCACCAGTGGTGAGCCGTTCAAAGCCTCTCTGACACAAAAGGTCAGTGGTGGAAATGTCACTAACGTCGCACAACACTTCACAGCCTCTGATGATGAAAAGACATTTTGGTCTAGATCATCCTAATGTCCTTTGTGGTTGtgggattttatttgttttgcaaattaTCAGCGTGCCTTTGCAAACGAAGACATTTAGAGAAAATTCACATCCTTCAGCTTAAAATGATAAgattaaacataaaaaaaactggcTCCACTGTGTTTTATGGCTTTTGTAGCAAATGTGCATCAACACCATACAAGAAAGAAATGTCCACTTAAATTATGTTATCTTTAAGCCTCTGATACACAACAGACTTTTTATCTTTAGGTTATTAAAATTTTTATACAATAGCTGCATTGGCACCCCTCAAATTTATCCCAAAATGTTCTTGTTTACTGTCAACAGCTGATTTATTTCAGTATCGGTTGATAATTTCTCTTAGTATTTTAatcaaaataatacatttttattaaGCTCGCAAAGGAGAAAATGAGGATAAATACAATGATGATCAgataaatgtagaaaaatattgtTCTGTTTACTTATTTGCTGATGCTTGGGGAGTTTTTTTTTTGACAGAATAAAATACAattaataacagacagaaaatctATTTAAAACAGATGTTAAGTTAGTGTGATCAAATTTTTAATTTATAAATAGTTTAGCTAAAAATATGAGTGCTTGGACTTTTCTGCCAggtaataaaaaaaactattaaaataacaataaaatgaaataaaaaaagaaatcagACTAAACATGTTTCGATGAGCGGGTTCGCAGAAATTCGACTTGGCACAGTTTGTCCTTTCGCATTTTCCGTACAAAACCCTTACGAGTTGCCGTAGTCAAATTCAGTTGACACATGCCGTGTTTACAGGGACGCAAATATTTACCATTTGAGTTTTATGTAGTTATAGAGCTTTATTACTTTGCCCCATTCATCACATAACGCCTCCTCATAAATTGGTACgttttaatgtttgtttttaaatacttAAATACGACTAGAAGCATTAGCGGGAGCTAGTGTTAGCTAGTCACAGCTAACGTGTAATAGTGGCTAGACATAAACTGTACCCTTTAAATGTCACCTTCCGCTGGTAGCTtcttaataaacatttaaaaaatacagttttaaaCACTCTTGTTAGTGTAATGATTAATTGtttatcttctgtttttgtttaaaatcCTGAATTAGATTGAACTGCACCACATTTTTGCTGAAATGGATGTAAATGTAATAAAACAGTTAAAATAAATATAATAGATAAATATTTTGTTAAAAGTATTTTTAATATTAGCAATAAAAAATCAATAATTACAATATTTTTAGTCTTGAACTGATAAATGTGTTTACTTATTAATAAATATTTAACACTAGTTTAGGAGCAACTTTACCATCTAATCGTAAGATGAAGAAGTTAGGCTCTCTGAACTGTTGTTGGTGTCTTTTCCAGGTTATTTTATTCATAAAACACTTAATTTTCTACAATAGGGTGTTTAATTTTTAACATGACGTTTTCCTGAACTCTTTCCTGTTATTTTTGTAGGAAGGATGGCTGGCCACGCCCCTTCTGTTGCCATGGAGGCTGTCCTAAAGCCCAGCTGTGAGCTCCCTGAGGACATGCCGAAAATCCGAGGTTACGATTTTAACCAGGGCGTGGATCTCAAGGCGGTCCTGAAGTCTTATGTCACCACGGGCTTTCAGGCCAGCAGCTTGGGTCTGGCCATCCAGGAGATCAACCGCATGGTGAGGAGAACAAAGTCATCTGCGGGTCCTTTAAGGGACCATGCGGGCTGAAACCGTCTTGTGCATCTGGCTTTAGCTTAGCTCACAGACCATTGTTTAGGTAAATTCACCTCATGTAAAAAAAGACTATGAGCTACACAATAATTACTCTATTACAAACAAGAAATTGAACAGGTGTGTATTCTTATTGTTTGTTTACATAAGAGATACGATGCTGTTGAAGTCAGACAAATCCGATCTGTACTAAAACCTTGTCTGATTATATGCAGCAAAACAAAAAgatttatatattttaattaaaaagaaaatcagAAGGTAACAGAGTGACCTTATTGCACAGAAAAGTGCTTGCACCCCAGCTGTAGTCCTGAGCCATGTATCCAGCCTGTTCTGTAATACGCTTCTCCTGTCTTACTGTAACAAGATGCTGTCTTCTCCTTAAAATTTCTCCTTTTTAATATTTACGTGGACAAACCTCTCAACAGTACACAGTAATACTTCTCATGTCAGCAGCTTTAAATCCAAAGTCTGACATCCATAGATAGAGAAGCGTCTTGAACCAGTGGAGGTAGACGAGGGCGACGAGTCCGGCGACCCTCCCCACAAGGCCGGCTGCACCATCTTCCTGGGATACACCTCTAACCTCATCAGCTCTGGCGTCAGGGAGAGCATTCGCTATCTGGCAGAACATAAAATGGTACAGACTCCCTCGCTCATCGTGGTTATCCGGACAGATCCTAAAATAAGCAGCATACTTGATGCCACTTACTTTGTTTTAGGTGGACGTGATTGTTACCACAGCGGGAGGCATTGAGGAGGATCTGATCAAGTGTTTGGCTCACACTTACCTGGGAGACTTTAGCCTGCCTGGCAAGGAGCTCCGCCTGAGAGGCATCAACAGGTGGGAGACGGCTTCCACAGCTCAGCTGATTGATTGTAGTTCAAGACTAGGTGGCTGTTTTAGAGTCTGACTTTACTGTTTCTAAACTTTGTACCAAACTTGTGCTGAAACGCGACTCTGACACATCTTCACTAGATAGACGAGATGTGTTTGATCGTAATTCTGATCCCAGATCAGTCTGCACTTTCCTCTCATGCAGCGTTCCACTTCTGATTTGGCAAACACCAATCTTGACACAGAGAAagattttttaaagtaacatCTAAATAGGCTgtagaaaatgtaaaaacatctaaaaTTAGACCTGGGGTCTGCAATCTGTGGCTCTGGAGCCACAAATGGCCCAATGAACCTTCCACAATGGCTCTTAGTAAGTTTGACAAAAATTCTAAAGAACTAAATTGTGATTTTAAATCTAATAGAAATCTAGATTTAAGCATCTTTTCAGTTTTTTCATGGAATGATTGAATTTCCATAACAGAGGTAATTTTGTTTGACAACAAACAACATATCAAAactctttttttccaaaaagttttATTCTTTTCTCTTATTTTAAAAACTAATCCCTCCAAAATTCCAACAAATCTCTAAATtgatatttatttaaatatttacaaaataaacatttctaaCTTTAATGTCAGAAATAAAAGTCAGAATACTGATTTTATTGTCAGAAATTAAACGGTGTTCTCAGATTAATTACAAAAAGGAGAACTTTTATTTCTCCCAAATTACAAATAGTCTGTTTTCAAAAGGTCCTGTACCATTTGAGGCTCTAAACAATATGAATTGGAAAAAATAAACATACACTGAAAGATCATAATATTTTAAGTTATAATACggaatcaatatttaaaagcagtttgttgatttttttattgcGACATTTAAATGCAAACATTTACTTATGTCTGTTgtgtgcaattcaaactctgactgctagggGGCAGCATTTTGTACCACCTTCATTCAGTCGGAATAACTCTAGTTAAGGCTTGGAAACCTCTGGCCTTGTTTTCCAAACTTAATTGAATCTTAAAAATCACTTTTAGTTTTGTAATAAATCGTTTTTtctgtattgtgatatttattaTGTCACCTGATTCTTACTAGAGGCCTACCGATATGGCttttttaaggccgatgccgATTTTTCAAGAATTCCGTTGCCAATGGACGATATCTAAAGACGATTATGAAGGCagacatatatatatctatatatctaaaataaataattatatatatatatgtgtgtgtgtgtgtgtatgtatatatgtatatgtatacaggaattcccccagtgctttataagcctggtggtGCGcctggctttgcttggccacccgcctggtcatgccccgccccgcccccctccccgaccctaccgagtctgctgacacgaacggcccaacgaaactagagccgtcCATCAGATGATACTGGAGAAACAGCAGTGGAACGTGTGcaagcccccacccccacccccattctCACGGAGGAgcatacatatgtatgtgtgtgtgtatacatagatTTCTCTCTATAAGGACTCAATTTCTCATGTGAAATCACAGTATTACTCTGGTCTGATTTTCTCCAACACTGACAATACTAAGATAATATTTTCCATGTATAATAACATCTTTCATCCCCTGACTCCCTGCTTTCACACCTTTACTTATCTGAAACCTGTAACTCCCTCCTCCTGtttttaatgataaggtcaaAAGGATTCATCAGCACCTCGGCCCCCCTCTCCCACCTCCCACCTCCCTCCTCACCCCCTTTCTCCGATTTCTCTcaagccaggcgtacactgtgcaacttttttacttttttgagccgattttccagtcgtgcgagaatccacgacatcggggcgagttctgTGCCGAGCGTCgtttagtgtacagggggttacgagaggcaattaacaccacgtgaccagctgccgatcagcagtcgtgaggtcgcacggacttctggcgtgtttaatatttcgctcgtccctcgtgagggtatcgcactgttgaagcggcgctgcgagcagctgcgacccaaaaagtatcagaaccgctcacggcgcatgcgcaatcctgcatcaacaccgctcgctatgtccctaataacacacgctgttcgtttttgtttctacacgttttttactcacaaagattgtcaagaaagcgtgtttgtcgtgttcatgtcaaattaaactgatcacaaaacacagatttactttctttatttcgttttcctcatctaacccccataaatccctgtgtgtcccgaaggacaacaggcaaaacaagacaaaaaagtctgacgtgttgagtaaaaactgctatttttagcatatttttagggccgacgtgttgctaccagacgtacagtgtgagcagtcaggtcgcatgcgagaactgggctgtgcagtgtgagcacatgactcgttagatctgccctgcgaggaagtcgtacagtttgagctgaagctgcgtgctacgagtgaaaaagtcgcacagcgtaCGCCCAAGTCCAAACCTTCCACTTGTCAGTTAGACCCCCTACCAACAGTTTTGGTGAAGTATTGCCCATCCTCCCTGCAACATTTCATAACGGCCATCATTTATTCCTCGCTGTCCTCTGGAACTGTTCCCGCCCCTTTCAAATCAGCAGCAGTCTTTCCTATTCTGAGAAACTGGGTGCAGACCCCAATGATTTgaataacctccatcctatctcccatcttccattcatctccaaaaTTTTACCTCATCACATCATAAAGATGTGTGTGTATCACAGCTACACACACCTTTCTCTCTCTTTGAACATTTTCAATCTGGTTTCCGACCCCACCACTGTACAGAAACGGTCCTCAACAAAATCATCAATGACCTTCTTATGCTgcagccattctcgtccacagccttgtCACTTCCTGTCTTGACTACTGCTGCTCACGTCTTTTTGGTCTCCTTaataaactccttcataaactgcaactggtccagaattcagcagcccgtgttGTCACCGGAACCCCTTCCTTtctccacatcacccctgttcttcagcagctccactggcttccagttaaatTTAGGTCCACCTTCAAGATCTCCCTCCACATCTTTGAAGCAATACATAATCTTTCTCCTCCTTACTTGACAGACCTCATTAATATTGCTACCCCATCACGCTCACTCAGATCCTCTTCTTCGCTCCATCTTCTTGCCCCTTCTGCATGCCTCACTACCATGGGGGGAAGAGCTTTCAGCCGGTCTGCTCACCATCTTTGGAACGCACTCCCCCCAGACGTCAGAAACATTGACTGCCTCACCCTTTTCAAATCCAGACTCAAGACTCATCTGTTCAAAACTGCCTATGACTTGTGACTTGTTTGATCTGTTTTTATGActgtttgatttgttttattCTGCTATTTTACAGCATTTTACTGTGTTTTATCTTTTAAAGTGACCTTGAGTGTTTTGAAAGGTGCTTTTAAGCAAAatgtattattaatattattattttttttattattataaaacaaactcaaaacaaaacaaaaaaacggtgtgttggggtcctttgggTTTTTTcatcagtctagtagtggcggcagttggccacacaggtgccagtTTTTACATTTCTTTAAAGgcctttaaaaataattttggccgatatagaaaaaattgaacgtatcggtcggcctctaattCTTACCAATACACACATTAAACAAGTTTTATTCCAGTGAACTGAGAGGGGGAAACGGCTCTTAGCTGTAAAGGTAGCAGACTCCCGAgttggataaaaaaaaaaaagagctaaaCTACTTATTTACACGTATGTTTGTCCCTGAAGATTTGTTTTATTTTCCGTTTCCTCCGACTAGAATAGGGAATCTGTTGGTTCCCAATGATAACTACTGCAAGTTTGAAGACTGGTTGATGCCCATTCTGGACCAGATGTTGCTGGAGCAGAACACAGAGGTATTTCATACAGACAACAAGGTTTCCAGAGAGCTGCGAAGCTccaatatttacacattttcttccatattcatgtTTTTTTCCTCTAACAActaagttttttttgtttttagagtGTCCGATGGACGCCCTCTAAAATGATCCATCGACTTGGAAAGGAGATAAATAATCCTGAGTCCGTCTATTACTGGGCTTACAAGGTAAGTTCTGGGTTTTACGCAAGCATAAAACACCCATTATGTGGAGTTTTTAGTTGGCTAACTTTAAAATG
This window contains:
- the fbxw9 gene encoding F-box/WD repeat-containing protein 9 isoform X1 — encoded protein: MSDGRVSLNEAQAGGPDEYPGGPRCPPEPSRSPCTDQPDLQGPSAVSFSSADLSPSPAEPSGLLSLPWEILTKIASHLPAQCVINELPKVCHVLGAVAKDSTAWQLRAQRLIGSRARFPVGPREDFDWPTACLEMEQLIRCWTEEHEAKQSREDEEHRNLEQGRGANVGGQEDAAEEVGVGAVAQGVAYGANVVVEFVMKDEEMQPVLDDQMARLRIELEDRLKDGALIEDGRVAVNADVGQEAALHGHNVFMNQENGEQAEGMEHQASTHPSAPPAVECITLPSSHIALVNSVLLLGGEGAICATASRDWNVKLWDLQAGTNGTLLDTLVKRGEFSTHRGWVWCLASEGALLASGGFDSTVRLWDLQAGGADRGLIQTGAAVLCLSCQTDVLLAGTFDKMIRMYDTRAAEPLVRSLNCHVSAVMCLTADDKYIISGSKDRTVAVYDRRAGKYLQKIHLNSYLLSMSHSGNEVWMGDGRGMLQCFSMQAGTLKHLFQFDVGHTAVVTGVHSSQGSLYTCSTDRTVKVHLPSAPPRTLCTLHHQNSIHGLSAKAGVLAVASGGVGVDIYRPRQ
- the fbxw9 gene encoding F-box/WD repeat-containing protein 9 isoform X2 → MSDGRVSLNEAQAGGPDEYPGGPRCPPEPSRSPCTDQPDLQGPSAVSFSSADLSPSPAEPSGLLSLPWEILTKIASHLPAQCVINELPKVCHVLGAVAKDSTAWQLRAQRLIGSRARFPVGPREDFDWPTACLEMEQLIRCWTEEHEAKQSREDEEHRNLEQGRGANVGGQEDAAEEVGVGAVAQGVAYGANVVVEFVMKDEEMQPVLDDQMARLRIELEDRLKDGALIEDGRVAVNADVGQEAALHGHNVFMNQENGEQAEGMEHQASTHPSAPPAVECITLPSSHIALVNSVLLLGGEGAICATASRDWNVKLWDLQAGTNGTLLDTLVKRGEFSTHRGWVWCLASEGALLASGGFDSTVRLWDLQAGGADRGLIQTGAAVLCLSCQTDVLLAGTFDKMIRMYDTRAAEPLVRSLNCHVSAVMCLTADDKYIISGSKDRTVAVYDRRAGKYLQKIHLNSYLLSMSHSGNEVWMGDGRGMLQCFSMQAGTLKHLFQFDVGHTAVVTGVHSSQGSLYTCSTDRTVKLSAKAGVLAVASGGVGVDIYRPRQ
- the LOC107376608 gene encoding guanine nucleotide-binding protein G(I)/G(S)/G(O) subunit gamma-12-like isoform X1, with amino-acid sequence MLKAMSGKMCSSSSILQAQKLVDQLQIEACMERFKISLTAADLVRYCQGHRRSDPLITGISSSSNPFKDKKTCVLL
- the LOC107376608 gene encoding guanine nucleotide-binding protein G(I)/G(S)/G(O) subunit gamma-12-like isoform X2, whose product is MSGKMCSSSSILQAQKLVDQLQIEACMERFKISLTAADLVRYCQGHRRSDPLITGISSSSNPFKDKKTCVLL
- the fbxw9 gene encoding F-box/WD repeat-containing protein 9 isoform X3 — protein: MSSGAFEVSLHGPARPAGVCHVLGAVAKDSTAWQLRAQRLIGSRARFPVGPREDFDWPTACLEMEQLIRCWTEEHEAKQSREDEEHRNLEQGRGANVGGQEDAAEEVGVGAVAQGVAYGANVVVEFVMKDEEMQPVLDDQMARLRIELEDRLKDGALIEDGRVAVNADVGQEAALHGHNVFMNQENGEQAEGMEHQASTHPSAPPAVECITLPSSHIALVNSVLLLGGEGAICATASRDWNVKLWDLQAGTNGTLLDTLVKRGEFSTHRGWVWCLASEGALLASGGFDSTVRLWDLQAGGADRGLIQTGAAVLCLSCQTDVLLAGTFDKMIRMYDTRAAEPLVRSLNCHVSAVMCLTADDKYIISGSKDRTVAVYDRRAGKYLQKIHLNSYLLSMSHSGNEVWMGDGRGMLQCFSMQAGTLKHLFQFDVGHTAVVTGVHSSQGSLYTCSTDRTVKVHLPSAPPRTLCTLHHQNSIHGLSAKAGVLAVASGGVGVDIYRPRQ